From the Borreliella afzelii genome, the window AATAAAAAGACATTGCTAAAAAAAATGTAATAGTAGAAGAACCCCCATAAGATAGGAAAGGGAAAGGAATCCCAGTAATAGGCAGAACCCCTAAAGACATTCCAACATTAAAAGAAGTATGAAAAAATAAAAGTCCTAAAATTCCAGATATTACTAAAGCCATATACCTATCTTGACATTTATTCATTATTATCAAAAATTTAAAAAAAAGGAAAAAAAATAATATTAAAATAGTACTAACGCCTAAAAACCCAAACTCTTCAGCAAGAATAGAGAAAATGAAATCTGTGCTCTGAGACGGCACATAATTAGCATGCGTATAAGGCCCCTTTAAAAATCCTTTACCCAAAAGACCACCAGAACCAATTGCTATCTTAACCTGATTTAAATTCCAACCAGCACCCTTAGCATCAATAGCCGGATCTAAGAATACTAAAAATCGTTTAATCTGATAAGTCTTCATTAACTTTGAAAGGACCTTTGAAAATACTATTGAAATTAATAAAATAGAACTTGCAAAAAAAACATAAAAATAAATTATTTTAATACTTAAACCATATTTAGTAATAAAAAACCCTAAAACAGAAATCAAAAGTATTAAAAGCAATACTCCCATTACTATTCTAAAATAAAAAGGATTTGAGAATATAAGATAAAATACATTGCCCATATTCACCTTATATTCATACCAAACTGGTAAAATTGCAAAAACGAAAGAAAAAAACCCTATCAACGCAAATGCTAAAACATAATGTAAATCTATTCCTGCAAAAAAAGAAATAAATATAAAAATAGTTAAATATACTATCGCTGTACCAAAATCAGGTTGCAATAATATAAGAATTACCGATGGAAAAATTAACAAAAATGCA encodes:
- the rodA gene encoding rod shape-determining protein RodA; amino-acid sequence: MVFRKNYDYLALISLLIVSFVGILLIYSSDYNISGSLTKNEYIKQTFWVIIGFFLIFIVGKYDLKFVYSIIYPLYFLLILALIFTAFFGTTVNGARSWIGIWKLGGQPSELGKVIIILTLSKFYTEKKGYNEFFIFIAAFLLIFPSVILILLQPDFGTAIVYLTIFIFISFFAGIDLHYVLAFALIGFFSFVFAILPVWYEYKVNMGNVFYLIFSNPFYFRIVMGVLLLILLISVLGFFITKYGLSIKIIYFYVFFASSILLISIVFSKVLSKLMKTYQIKRFLVFLDPAIDAKGAGWNLNQVKIAIGSGGLLGKGFLKGPYTHANYVPSQSTDFIFSILAEEFGFLGVSTILILFFFLFFKFLIIMNKCQDRYMALVISGILGLLFFHTSFNVGMSLGVLPITGIPFPFLSYGGSSTITFFLAMSFYFNIESIVAMD